One Anopheles marshallii chromosome 3, idAnoMarsDA_429_01, whole genome shotgun sequence genomic region harbors:
- the LOC128715590 gene encoding YTH domain-containing protein 1, translating into MADLDAVNLGLDETERDIAEALENSYDTRSEASGDGDGDADEAEADDGDGSHPSISSVSSAESDSGTDLEEDDGGEGDKKKKNDAKTTQKENGAAKDKQMTKKKAKKVSAAEDDTKHNNAADEDDEEDEDENDDDDEEDEDDPMEEEDEDEEDEEEEEDDDQEERRNNKRVKKTKITAGKAKKKLVTKKVAASKQPQQTKKKAKTTAATTKEDTEKTTSAEKKKKKVITVSQDGKKGAGKKKEDKESASAVASNGPEAKDDAANNSTNNANDTSTSSSSSSSSSSSSSEGGSKKDDRKSRSRSPASGAPDAKRSRTKAAGNASGTKNTVKSYDYVTKINYLFREARFFLIKSNNHDNVALSKTKGVWSTLPPNEANLNQAFRESRNVILLYSVKESGKFAGFARMGAEARRDLPAVDWVLPPGMSAKALGGVIKIDWVCKKELPFTSTSHLYNAWNDDKPVKIGRDGQEIEPKVAEELCRLFTEDTSIDMTPILKKSKEASKLMKEKAASKSFRRPPNFGRPTSSSLRSRSSGGTGGGIGPIRRGGRRMYPGPKGGRDGGGGGSRSHGASSMFAPYRKDRHGGGGSGGMGGGGGSRHGGHGMGGPRMGMGGGNGGDGGDRGGGLSRAAALGAMHHPAHHHRWADGYSSTAAAEAYVADYMRNMQNQLPPMPYAPPPGFPGMPMPYDNLPPPPRYYEGLPIPEYPLPPGSIPGSVTGAGGMPPPRSHAAAAAAAAAMYDKRAYEQSMEEFMWKSANSMSTGNAGSGGGGGAGGAGGTGGGQGGGGLSSAVGGLVGGIPTMKGPPPVLPSHGYHVPPPMIPPMHHHHMHRKNDRGDGGVGNSSDRGQQRGGDRDRSNHRSDRNQHRGGGGGAGGGGGGIRGYNNRDRR; encoded by the coding sequence ATGGCCGATCTGGACGCAGTGAATCTCGGGCTAGATGAAACGGAACGGGACATCGCGGAAGCGCTGGAAAATTCATATGACACCCGGTCGGAAGCTTCCGGCGATGGGGATGGCGATGCTGACGAAGCCGAGGCTGACGACGGTGATGGTTCGCATCCTAGTATCAGTTCGGTCAGTTCGGCGGAATCAGACTCCGGTACCGATTTAGAAGAAGACGATGGTGGCGAGGgcgataaaaagaaaaaaaacgatgcaaaaaccacccaaaagGAAAATGGCGCCGCCAAGGATAAACAGATGACGAAGAAAAAGGCGAAGAAAGTGTCTGCGGCTGAAGATgatacaaaacacaacaatgcTGCAGATGAAGACGACgaggaagatgaagatgaaaatgacgatgatgacgaggaAGACGAGGACGATCCGATGGAAGAGGAAGATGAGGATGAAGAAgacgaagaggaggaggaggacgatGACCAGGAAGAACGGCGTAATAACAAGCGTGTGAAAAAGACTAAAATTACTGCCGGGAAGGCGAAGAAGAAGCTCGTCACTAAAAAAGTAGCGGCATCCAAGCAGCCCCAGCAGACTAAAAAGAAGGCTAAAACAACAGCAGCCACCACAAAAGAAGATACAGAGAAGACAACGTCCGctgagaagaagaaaaagaaagtaatTACTGTGTCGCAGGATGGCAAAAAAGGGGCTGGTAAGAAAAAGGAGGACAAGGAATCTGCTTCCGCCGTTGCGAGCAATGGCCCGGAAGCAAAGGACGATGCGGCAAACAATAGTACCAACAATGCAAACGACACAAGTactagcagtagcagtagcagcagcagcagcagtagcagcagtgaAGGTGGTAGCAAGAAGGACGATCGAAAATCTAGAAGCCGCAGTCCGGCCTCTGGTGCCCCAGATGCTAAGCGCAGTCGTACGAAAGCCGCCGGCAATGCTTCCGGTACGAAAAACACGGTGAAATCGTACGACTACGTAACGAAGATCAATTATCTGTTCCGGGAGGCACGCTTCTTTCTGATCAAATCGAACAACCACGACAATGTGGCGCTATCCAAGACGAAGGGCGTCTGGTCAACATTGCCACCGAACGAAGCCAACCTGAACCAGGCGTTCCGGGAAAGCCGGAATGTAATTCTGCTGTACTCGGTGAAGGAAAGTGGCAAGTTTGCGGGTTTCGCACGCATGGGTGCGGAGGCAAGGCGCGATCTACCGGCGGTTGATTGGGTGCTGCCCCCGGGTATGTCGGCCAAAGCGCTCGGTGGAGTTATCAAGATCGATTGGGTTTGTAAGAAGGAGCTACCATTTACCAGTACATCGCATCTGTACAACGCTTGGAACGACGATAAACCGGTCAAGATTGGACGGGATGGACAGGAGATAGAGCCCAAAGTGGCGGAGGAACTGTGTCGACTGTTTACCGAAGACACAAGCATCGATATGACTCCAATACTGAAGAAATCAAAGGAAGCGTCAAAGTTGATGAAGGAAAAAGCGGCATCGAAGTCGTTCCGACGACCGCCGAACTTTGGTCGACCCACTTCGTCGTCACTGCGAAGTCGCAGCAGTGGAGGAACCGGGGGTGGTATTGGACCGATACGGCGCGGTGGAAGACGCATGTATCCAGGTCCAAAGGGCGGAAGAGATGGAGGTGGTGGCGGAAGTCGATCGCATGGAGCAAGCTCAATGTTTGCACCTTACCGGAAGGACCGGCACGGTGGTGGAGGCAGTGGAGGTAtgggtggtggaggtggcagTCGGCACGGCGGTCATGGAATGGGCGGTCCGCGGATGGGAATGGGCGGCGGAAATGGAGGTGATGGAGGTGATCGCGGCGGTGGTCtttcacgtgctgctgcccTCGGGGCAATGCATCACCCggcccatcatcatcgttgggCCGATGGGTACAGTTCAACGGCTGCTGCCGAAGCGTACGTGGCCGATTATATGCGCAACATGCAGAACCAGCTGCCACCGATGCCGTACGCTCCACCGCCTGGCTTCCCAGGTATGCCTATGCCGTACGATAATTTGCCGCCACCGCCGCGCTACTACGAGGGGTTACCAATACCGGAGTATCCACTGCCACCCGGTTCGATTCCGGGTAGCGTAACTGGAGCTGGTGGTATGCCTCCACCGCGCAGTCACGCagcggctgcagcagctgctgctgccatgTACGACAAGCGAGCGTACGAACAGTCGATGGAGGAGTTCATGTGGAAGTCGGCGAACAGCATGAGCACCGGCAATGCAGGcagtggtggcggcggtggtgcAGGTGGGGCTGGCGGCACTGGAGGTGGTCAGGGTGGTGGAGGTTTGAGCAGCGCTGTCGGTGGGCTCGTTGGCGGTATACCTACGATGAAAGGACCGCCACCGGTTCTGCCCAGCCACGGCTATCATGTGCCTCCGCCGATGATTCCTCcgatgcatcatcatcacatgCACCGTAAGAATGATCGTGGGGATGGAGGTGTCGGCAATTCGTCAGATCGTGGCCAGCAGCGGGGTGGAGATCGAGACCGTTCCAACCACCGTAGCGACCGCAACCAGCACAGgggtggcggcggtggtgcaggtggtggtggcggcggtatCCGTGGGTATAACAATCGTGATAGGCGATGA